In Bactrocera oleae isolate idBacOlea1 chromosome 5, idBacOlea1, whole genome shotgun sequence, a genomic segment contains:
- the Nek2 gene encoding uncharacterized protein Nek2, producing MSARTSSGASSVSDSSVTDGDTSFKFASKTLQDYEVISVIGNGTFGTCFKVRDKQTGELYAWKGIDYDELSESKKASLVSEIRVLRQLQHPNIVEYYHHLVNHEAKSIFIVMECCEGGDLAQLIKCARDERKRFEERYIWRVLFQVCKALQVCHNKIRKGTILHRDIKPANIFLDAQGNAKLGDFGLARMLRKNQDFAATFVGTPYYMSPEIVRGSRYDRKSDVWAVGCLAYEMCALRTPFQAEKFDELTLNISNGKFNHIPAVYSSDLQEIIAYMLSVDSEQRPSIEVITRHPTVVRNITELGNDFPTLIKAESVFFEVDEMSAPRCKLQYSPSIDLSSTMYTERNSFNEDYGQRRLSVGFTPDLRDELFSSVKRHLKSKSIFQRSDPELYESIQHELYASVHNLTPLRPPVPPPKPSSHARTSANISVNELKSPTLITEDVFNEALQARLHAIRALESLLKHKENCLDMRTQELNEREKRLQQLESALHKRELELVVNEQALAVDALQAVDRRHDNARSPSPPPIPPRKSSVSKHDETYCSIEETQLESPTIAKLNLPLTKSYPALRRVTFQSPQKFTNYSIDANANDGTQAQKLAVAKVNTKRQPMELQASVSSKDSRESIDSGIAANSTNTTLTTTTVPTRRRSILSTLFGIHRSSKDTTKSGSNHIKNNVENNKANQQPIASSPTPKARMPFAPRPDQVLAKCETSELSNIWTKEHKRAAFDLLAAMNAGQCGPIDATQSNMVQYNGSSAHSATNNMTIGRQKLRQSTRERHSATLRRQNHMRRSLMMPPQCHAHVTAASAGAMLTSTRSGVGSREKMLV from the coding sequence ATGTCTGCGAGGACAAGCAGTGGCGCAAGCAGCGTAAGTGATAGTTCTGTAACGGATGGTGATACGAGTTTTAAATTTGCCAGTAAAACTTTGCAAGACTATGAAGTTATATCGGTGATTGGCAACGGCACCTTTGGTACGTGCTTCAAAGTGCGCGATAAACAAACGGGTGAGCTATACGCTTGGAAGGGCATCGACTACGATGAGTTGAGCGAGTCTAAGAAGGCTTCATTGGTGTCCGAGATACGTGTGTTGCGTCAGCTGCAACATCCCAATATCGTGGAATACTATCATCATTTGGTTAATCATGAGGCCAAGTCAATATTTATTGTCATGGAGTGTTGTGAAGGTGGCGATTTGGCGCAGCTTATAAAATGTGCGCGCGATGAGCGCAAACGTTTCGAAGAGCGTTATATATGGCGTGTGCTGTTTCAAGTTTGCAAAGCGTTGCAGGTGTGTCACAACAAGATAAGGAAGGGCACGATTCTACATCGTGATATCAAACCGGCAAATATATTTCTGGACGCTCAAGGTAATGCAAAGCTGGGTGACTTCGGCTTGGCGCGTATGTTGCGCAAAAATCAGGATTTCGCAGCCACTTTTGTTGGCACACCCTACTACATGAGTCCCGAGATTGTTAGAGGATCGCGGTATGATCGCAAATCGGATGTTTGGGCTGTGGGTTGTCTTGCATACGAAATGTGTGCTTTACGCACGCCCTTTCAGGCGGAGAAGTTCGATGAGCTTACTTTGAATATTTCCAATGGCAAATTCAATCACATACCAGCTGTGTACTCCAGCGATCTGCAAGAAATCATTGCTTATATGCTGTCAGTGGATAGTGAACAGCGTCCTAGCATTGAAGTGATAACTCGTCATCCAACCGTTGTGCGCAATATAACTGAACTTGGTAATGATTTTCCAACACTCATCAAAGCGGAGTCAGTTTTCTTTGAAGTCGATGAAATGTCTGCACCACGTTGCAAACTGCAATACAGCCCTTCAATAGACCTTTCTAGCACTATGTATACGGAGCGCAATAGTTTTAATGAGGATTACGGGCAACGTCGGTTGAGTGTCGGATTTACGCCCGATTTACGTGACGAACTCTTTTCCTCTGTGAAACGGCACTTGAAGTCTAAATCTATATTTCAACGGTCAGATCCTGAGCTTTATGAAAGCATACAACACGAACTATATGCGAGCGTACATAATCTGACACCACTGCGACCGCCAGTACCACCGCCGAAGCCATCCTCACATGCGCGCACGTCGGCTAACATTTCTGTGAACGAGCTCAAGAGCCCCACGCTGATTACGGAGGATGTCTTTAATGAGGCGTTGCAAGCACGTCTGCATGCCATACGCGCGCTCGAGTCGTTGTTGAAACATAAAGAGAATTGCTTAGACATGCGCACGCAAGAATTAAACGAACGAGAGAAACGCCTACAGCAGTTGGAAAGTGCGTTACATAAACGTGAGCTTGAATTGGTGGTGAACGAGCAGGCATTGGCAGTCGACGCTTTACAAGCAGTTGATCGCCGACATGATAATGCCCGTTCACCATCACCTCCCCCAATACCGCCACGTAAGTCTAGCGTTAGCAAACATGATGAGACCTATTGCAGCATAGAAGAAACACAACTGGAATCACCGACAATTGCTAAACTTAATTTGCCATTAACCAAGTCGTATCCAGCCCTACGTCGTGTTACATTTCAGTCGCCACAAAAGTTTACAAATTACAGCATTGATGCTAATGCCAACGACGGCACACAAGCACAGAAGCTCGCAGTTGCCAAAGTGAACACTAAACGGCAACCTATGGAACTTCAGGCCAGTGTTTCAAGTAAAGATAGTCGAGAATCAATTGATAGCGGCATCGCAGCTAACTCGACAAATACAACGTTAACAACGACAACCGTGCCTACACGACGTCGTTCGATATTATCCACACTTTTCGGTATACATCGCAGCAGCAAAGACACTACAAAGTCCGGCAGcaatcatataaaaaataacgttGAGAATAATAAAGCCAACCAACAACCTATAGCCAGCTCACCAACACCCAAAGCGCGTATGCCATTTGCGCCGCGCCCCGATCAAGTGCTAGCCAAATGCGAAACATCAGAGTTGAGCAATATTTGGACTAAGGAGCATAAACGCGCTGCTTTTGACCTTTTGGCCGCCATGAATGCAGGTCAGTGTGGCCCAATTGATGCAACTCAATCAAACATGGTACAATATAATGGTTCCTCAGCGCACTCTGCCACCAATAATATGACAATTGGGCGTCAAAAGTTAAGACAATCGACACGTGAACGTCACAGCGCCACTTTACGTCGCCAGAACCACATGCGGCGTTCGTTAATGATGCCGCCTCAGTGCCATGCGCATGTTACAGCCGCCAGCGCCGGTGCTATGTTGACCAGTACACGTAGCGGTGTGGGTAGCAGGGAGAAAATGCTTGTTTAG
- the LOC106621920 gene encoding uncharacterized protein, with the protein MTLARLARKYGAVIFFPTFTVTTILVDWTHTRAWKEQQRQLARNKELLTD; encoded by the coding sequence ATGACTTTAGCCCGTTTGGCAAGGAAGTACGGAGCAGTTATATTCTTCCCCACATTTACAGTAACAACGATTTTAGTCGACTGGACACATACACGTGCCTGGAAAGAACAACAACGTCAACTTGCTAGAAATAAAGAATTGTTAACTGATTAA
- the ND-MNLL gene encoding NADH dehydrogenase [ubiquinone] 1 beta subcomplex subunit 1 codes for MIGLDKRYVWAVLPFIGFAIGHFLDKKETERMTLFRDKSALYARPGGSEGKAPSW; via the coding sequence ATGATTGGATTGGACAAACGCTATGTATGGGCTGTGTTGCCCTTTATTGGTTTTGCCATTGGCCATTTCTTAGATAAGAAGGAAACCGAACGTATGACACTATTCCGTGATAAAAGCGCACTTTATGCTCGGCCGGGGGGTTCTGAAGGCAAAGCACCATCTTGGTAA